TATCCTTCTCTCCCAATTCTTCATAGCACCTGCCCACATTCAAATAGCCCAGTTTGCTGAGAGGTTTTCTATCTCCGTCAATAAGTTTCCTGAAGTACCTTAAGGCATTCTTATAATCTCCTTTGGCTTCAAATGCATAACCTAACCCATCATAAGCAAATATGTTTAAGGGACTGTCAGATGGAGTTTTTTTTAGAAAATTTTGATAGGATTTAATAGATTTATCAAATTCATCTAATTCGTAATAGATATGTCCACAATAAAGGGATGCCAATGAGGCGGCGCTGGTACGGGGATATTTATCAATTATATCTTTGAATTTATTAAGTGCCAGATTATATCTTTCTTTATCATTTTTAGCTGAGCTTTCAATTTTATTATTACTATGGTAGTATTGAATTGCCTTATAGTGTAGCGTAGAAGCCTCTTTTTCGGTCTTTTGAATATAAAACCGCCATCCTGTAAAAAGGAGTGCAAAAACCACTACAGCTACAGTTGCTATCAGAACCTTCTTTTTATTTTCAAAAACATGGTTTAATACCTTACTTGTTGTTGAAATAAGCT
This genomic stretch from Thermodesulfobacteriota bacterium harbors:
- a CDS encoding tetratricopeptide repeat protein, yielding MAKKVKIPKKKIFKESDELISTTSKVLNHVFENKKKVLIATVAVVVFALLFTGWRFYIQKTEKEASTLHYKAIQYYHSNNKIESSAKNDKERYNLALNKFKDIIDKYPRTSAASLASLYCGHIYYELDEFDKSIKSYQNFLKKTPSDSPLNIFAYDGLGYAFEAKGDYKNALRYFRKLIDGDRKPLSKLGYLNVGRCYEELGEKDKAIETYQKLAVTYPNSGYAALAREKTSILKR